The following proteins are co-located in the Eubalaena glacialis isolate mEubGla1 chromosome 14, mEubGla1.1.hap2.+ XY, whole genome shotgun sequence genome:
- the RAB1A gene encoding ras-related protein Rab-1A, which yields MSSMNPEYDYLFKLLLIGDSGVGKSCLLLRFADDTYTESYISTIGVDFKIRTIELDGKTIKLQIWDTAGQERFRTITSSYYRGAHGIIVVYDVTDQESFNNVKQWLQEIDRYASENVNKLLVGNKCDLTTKKVVDYTTAKEFADSLGIPFLETSAKNATNVEQSFMTMAAEIKKRMGPGATAGGAEKSNVKIQSTPVKQSGGGCC from the exons tgATTATTTATTCAAGTTACTTCTGATTGGCGACTCTGGAGTTGGAAAGTCTTGCCTCCTTCTTAGGTTTGCA gaTGATACATATACAGAAAGCTATATCAGCACAATTGGTGTGGATTTCAAAATAAGAACTATAGAGTTAGATGGGAAAACAATCAAACTTCAAATA TGGGACACAGCAGGCCAAGAAAGATTTCGAACAATCACCTCCAGTTATTACAGAGGAGCCCATGGCATCATAGTTGTGTATGATGTGACAGATCAG GAGTCCTTCAATAATGTTAAACAGTGGCTGCAGGAAATAGACCGTTATGCCAGTGAAAACGTCAACAAGTTGTTGGTAGGGAACAAATGTGATCTGACCACAAAGAAAGTAGTAGACTACACAACAGCAAAG GAATTTGCTGATTCCCTCGGAATTCCATTTTTGGAAACCAGTGCTAAGAATGCAACAAATGTAGAACAGTCTTTCATGACAATGGCAGCTGAGATTAAAAAGCGAATGGGTCCTGGAGCAACAGCTGGTGGTGCAGAGAAGTCCAATGTTAAAATTCAGAGCACTCCGGTCAAGCAGTCAGGTGGAGGTTGCTGCTAA